AGCTAAGTACTCCAAACTTTTAAAAAATGACGGTACCTAAGCTGGCTTGCATCTTTGATATGGACGGAGTAATTGTAGATAACGTCAGCTATCATGAAAAAGCCTGGATGGAATTTGGCAAAAAACATGGGGTCACAGTCACCAAAAAAATTTTTGATGAAAAAATCTCCGGCCGGCGCAACCCTGAAATCGTGCAAATTTTACTAGGCAAAAAAATTACTGGGAAAGAACTTGAGCAATTAAGTGCCGAACAACCGGCATTATACCGGGAATTGTACAAAGGTAAATCAAAATTAATTGCCGGCCTAGAAGAGTTTTTGAAAAAATGCCAGAGGAATAACATTCCAACTGCCCTGGCAACCTCATCCCCAATTGAAAACGTGGAACAATTATTCAACGAAACAAATTCCCGTAGCTTTTTTAATGCCATAACCGCGCAACATGATGTTACTAAAGGCAAACCTGACCCAGAAATTTATCTGCTCTCAGCAAAAAAACTAGGAGTGAAATCAAAATATTGCATCGTTTTTGAAGACTCTCTTTCAGGTGTAGCTTCTGGTAAAAACGCCGACATGAAAGTTATTGGCATAACAACTACTCACACCCCCGAAGAACTGCACCAGGCCGATAAAACAATTAAAGACTACACTGAAATCACTTTGGAAGATTTGGCCTAATTGATAGCTTAGGCAATATTAACAAAATACGCCTAACCCCCCATCTATAATTTAGATGAGGGGTTAGGCTATTTACGAAAACCGTTACTTCTTTTTCTTAGCGGTTTTTTTCTTAGCGGCTGCTTTCTTTTTTGCCATCTGAGTGACATTAGTCTTAAAGTGGTTAGCGATCATCTCACTTGCCGTAGTCGCACCCCGACCAAGGTGTCTTAATAAAATGAGCAAGCCAAACCTCAATACTAACCGCTATAATTATACCGTTAATAAAATAGTCATGAAAAGAGGTCAAGGGAAAAATCTGTGCATAACTCAAACCAAAAACAACCTACTTTAAATGTCATTCCCGTGGCAACTGGAATCCAGTTAAACTTCTGGATCCCCGATCAAGCCGGGAATGAAAAGATGTAAGTTGCATTTGGATATGCCTAAGGTCCTCCAATCTTAGGCACTGGCCACGAATAAGATGTTGGTTGCTTCTCACAAAGCTGCCTCTCGTTGGTGTTCTTGCATCCGTACGAGAAGAGCCTCCAGCAACTTTTGCTTTTGCTTTTTCAGCTGGCCCTCGGGGGCAGAGTCCGAGAACCAAATTGCGACCGTCGGTGAACGAACTTTTCCCTTCCATCCTTCACATCGGGCCACATCCAATCCATCCAGTAAGTCTGCCAGCTCGTCGAGCTTAGACCGGACGAAATCGTACAGTTCCGGTTCGTCCACCTGTCGGATCGGAAGGCAACGTGCGTAAGGATCGTGTCCACCCATATGGCCTCCTTTCTGCCACTGGTAGCTTTAGCACATTACAGGAATAAGCACATTTTTTCAAGCTATTAAAAAGCAGCTTTGGGAGACAGGGCTGCTTTTTTGATTGCGTTGAGTTCTAATTCAAGTCCCCTGGCAACTCTATGTCTACGAATATCTCAAAGAAGGAATCAGCAAATGATGTGCCATCCGCGCTTTGCCCATGGACTGTAACTCGCGTTGATTCTTTATGAGTTGAAAAATCAGTAATATTGCAATTAAAATCCAACGGTAAAGAAATAATTTCAGTCGGTACGCTAGGTAGTTGCGGNNNNNNNNNNNNNNNNNNNNNNNTATCTAAGCTGACGGTACCCGGACGCGGTAATTCAACTGTAATCGTGCCCATTGGGTCAGGACAATCGTTGATGCCAATGCCGTGTTTGTAAAAAATGGATGGGGCGGAAAGTTTCATTTGCACAAGTTCGGTTTCAATTTCATCGCCTGAACTCACCGTAGAATTATCGCCTGGTACTGACACTCCTGTATTGGAGTTAGTGTCAGTTGGACAGATATTTTTACCGTCATTCCAGTCTTGGCCTTTTGGTTCGCCATTTCCGCCCGGACCGCCCTTGCCTTCTTCGCAACCATCGCCGCCATTACCGCCATTGCCGCCGGCTTCTTCTAAAGCCATACCATCAACCCCGTCGGCCGTTCTGCCACTGCCAGCTTTACCACCATCAGTTTCAGCATCTCCTCCCTTACCCCCATTGCCGCCCGCTTTTAACTCTGTACATGACCCGCCATTGCCGCCCTTACCTGGATAACTTTCAGCATCGCCGCCATTACCACCAGTTGATTGAACGGTGCGGGAAGTTGCTGTCCCGCCTTCTCCACCAGTAGCAGTAGCCTTACCGCCCGGACCTCCATCGCATCCGCATTCTGAACCATTACCGCCGTCCCCTCCGTGGGCATAAGCATCGCCACCGTCTCCGGCAAGCAACCCTGTAATTTCAATATTGTTTACACCTTCAACCCGTACCGTTTTTAATCCTTTCTTGTTATCTCCGCCCTTACCCCCGGTAGCAATAGCATCCCCTCCTTTTTCACCGTCACACGTATTTTCGCCTGGCTTTCCAGCCGCAATTGCTTCTCCGCCAAATCCGCCAAGGCCAGGAATTATCTTAAAAGCTCCGACAATTTTAAAGCTGCCGGTAGTTCGCATTTTTATATTACCCGGCTCACCGCCTTCACCGCCGGTAGCTTTGCCCGGATCACAATTAATTTGAGATACTGCCGATCCGCCGTCCCCTCCATTACCCATCCTCAAAGTAAAATCATTAATTGTAATATTTGCCGCCTGAACATTTAACCTAAAAGCGTCCTCCCCTTTCGCGCCCTTGG
This genomic window from Candidatus Buchananbacteria bacterium CG10_big_fil_rev_8_21_14_0_10_42_9 contains:
- a CDS encoding HAD family phosphatase encodes the protein MTVPKLACIFDMDGVIVDNVSYHEKAWMEFGKKHGVTVTKKIFDEKISGRRNPEIVQILLGKKITGKELEQLSAEQPALYRELYKGKSKLIAGLEEFLKKCQRNNIPTALATSSPIENVEQLFNETNSRSFFNAITAQHDVTKGKPDPEIYLLSAKKLGVKSKYCIVFEDSLSGVASGKNADMKVIGITTTHTPEELHQADKTIKDYTEITLEDLA